In the genome of Chrysemys picta bellii isolate R12L10 chromosome 17, ASM1138683v2, whole genome shotgun sequence, one region contains:
- the TMEM187 gene encoding transmembrane protein 187 — protein MGPEDRAALLHVSGAGALCLAVVAAGALDRVAVEVGYGYYAEPPVPWLPPALAMPCNSLVNLGYTALGWRWFPRAGHGPRRYLQAVFALMALAYGPVQWARLWTQHPRAAVLDQWVTLPIFAWAGLWCHCLVQGWQPGRVALATGASLLSYGLALAHARGFEGALAAHVAGVAGAAWRAQRRRGDAGSAWTAAAGFAACLGFALLKLGDAWLAQWAPFRRLSGHFWSKVCDVLQFHCAFLFATRLGGATPRPEPPLPTRPSPGPGQRPPPSLQAE, from the coding sequence ATGGGGCCCGAGGACCGTGCTGCGCTGCTACACGTGTCCGGGGCCGGCGCTCTGTGCCTGGCCGTGGTGGCCGCGGGCGCCCTGGACCGGGTGGCCGTGGAGGTGGGGTATGGCTACTACGCGGAGCCCCccgtcccctggctgccccccgccCTGGCCATGCCCTGCAACTCGCTGGTGAACCTGGGCTACACGGCGCTGGGCTGGCGCTGGTTTCCCCGGGCTGGCCATGGGCCCCGCCGCTACCTGCAGGCCGTCTTCGCCCTGATGGCCCTGGCCTACGGCCCAGTGCAGTGGGCCCGGCTCTGGACCCAGCACCCCCGGGCAGCCGTGCTGGACCAGTGGGTCACCCTGCCCATCTTCGCCTGGGCCGGGCTCTGGTGCCACTGcctggtgcagggctggcagcccggCCGCGTGGCGCTGGCCACGGGGGCCTCCCTGCTGAGCTACGGGCTGGCGCTGGCTCACGCCCGCGGCTTCGAGGGGGCCCTGGCTGCACATGTGGCCGGCGTGGCGGGCGCGGCGTGGCGGGCGCAGCGGCGCCGGGGGGACGCGGGCTCGGCCTGGACCGCGGCAGCCGGTTTCGCCGCCTGCCTGGGCTTCGCGCTGCTGAAGCTGGGAGACGCCTGGCTGGCCCAGTGGGCCCCGTTCCGGAGACTCAGCGGCCACTTCTGGTCCAAGGTGTGCGACGTGCTGCAGTTCCACTGCGCCTTCCTCTTCGCCACGCGCCTGGGGGGGGCCACCCCGcgccctgagccccccctgccCACCCGCCCCTCGCCCGGGCCAGGCCAgcgccccccgccctccctccaaGCAGAATAA
- the HCFC1 gene encoding host cell factor 1, giving the protein MSSMGAGRVCSNPPCETHETGTTHTATTATSSMGAGRVCTNPPCETHETGTTNTATTATSSMGAERACNNPLCETHETGTTNTATTARSFMGRGQPDGGMVAPPNPPCQTQHTSATGTTMSAKAGVSTEQPCSTRMANPPPAVPGTNAQSPAPAGRPCEAHQTHTTNTATTARSLMGRGQPDGGPGAAESPPCQTQQTCATHTTMSAKADVPTEQPCGVRMVAPDTEAGQRAHVNDSCEPGTMATSSLGTRRACTEPPCETHETGTTTTVTSNMGAGRACSNPPCETHETGTTTTATSNMGTRQPCTEPLCETHETGTSTTATSNMGAGRACSNLPCETGTTNTATTATSSMGAGQVCSNPPCEMHETGTTNTATTATSSMGAGQVCSNPPCETHETGTTNTATTATSSIGAGRVCTNPPCETHETGTTNTATTATCNVGTGQAEGAQHAPASVPCETQPTTATGTTMTASMGGAGAEPPSSAPQETEGAGPSQPQSPPTNPAPRVCSNPPCETHETGTTHTATTVTSSMGANHDQPPGANGQGEPEGAPGEAPASPSSVSAAQTRAVTTVTQSTPAPGPAVPSISSLAETPPEEPAPTPPAEPPAPPGPEPAQPQLPEPPQPEPPPEPPAPLPQPPTQGHPQPAPAPPSGPPAPAPEGEPLALPQELLAEGQAGATLLVTGLTPEELAVTAAAEAAAQAAATEEAQALAIQAVLQAAQQAVLGAGEPMEPGEAGAGPAELGALGGEGAEGQPTAIPIVLTPQELAALVQQQQQLQEAQAAAAVAAASQQPHGAPLPTEALAPADSLNDPAAESNGLSELASAVSSTVALLPAAPGDGLAPSNTFVAPQPVVGPSPAKLQAAATLAEVANGIESAPMKPDPSVQPQKLLVKKENQWFDVGVIKGTNMMVTHYFLPPSDAPPSDDDSGAVPDYTQLKKQELQPGTAYKFRVAGLNACGRGPFSDISAFKTCLPGFPGAPCAIKISKSPDGAHLTWEPPSVTSGKIVEYSVYLAIQSAQAGEPKGAAPAQLAFMRVYCGPSPSCLVQSGSLANAHIDYTTKPAIIFRIAARNEKGYGPATQVRWLQESSKDGSMAKPASKRPLSSPDMKSAPKKPKADGQ; this is encoded by the exons ATGTCCAGCATGGGTGCCGGACGAGTGTGCAGCAACCCCCCATGCGAGACGCACGAGACTGGCACCACCCACACGGCCACCACAGCCACGTCCAGCATGGGTGCTGGACGAGTGTGCACAAACCCCCCGTGCGAGACGCACGAGACGGGCACCACCAACACGGCCACGACGGCCACGTCCAGCATGGGTGCTGAACGAGCGTGCAACAATCCCCTGTGTGAGACGCACGAGACGGGCACCACCAACACGGCTACCACGGCCAGGTCGTTCATGGGGCGGGGTCAACCGGATGGTGGCATGGTAGCCCCGCCCAACCCGCCATGCCAAACGCAGCACACCAGTGCCACCGGCACCACGATGTCGGCAAAAGCCGGTGTGTCCACAGAGCAGCCGTGCAGCACCAGGATGGCGAATCCACCCCCGGCGGTGCCTGGCACCAACGCACAATCCCCGGCGCCGGCTGGCCGGCCCTGTGAGGCTCACCAGACCCACACCACCAACACCGCCACCACGGCCCGGTCGCTCATGGGCCGGGGGCAGCCGGACGGTGGGCCAGGGGCAGCCGAGAGCCCCCCGTGCCAAACACAACAGACTTGTGCCACTCACACAACCATGTCGGCCAAAGCGGACGTGCCCACGGAGCAGCCATGCGGCGTGAGGATGGTTGCGCCAGACACGGAGGCCGGTCAGCGAGCGCATGTCAATGACTCTTGTGAACCGGGTACCATGGCCACGTCGAGCTTGGGCACTAGGCGAGCGTGCACGGAGCCCCCGTGCGAGACCCACGAGACAGGCACCACCACCACAGTCACGTCGAACATGGGCGCCGGGCGAGCGTGCAGCAACCCCCCGTGCGAGACACACGAGACAGGCACCACCACCACAGCCACGTCGAACATGGGCACTAGGCAACCGTGCACGGAGCCCCTGTGCGAGACCCATGAGACAGGCACCTCCACCACAGCCACGTCGAACATGGGTGCCGGGCGAGCATGCAGCAATCTCCCGTGCGAGACGGGCACCACTAACACGGCGACCACTGCCACATCCAGCATGGGCGCCGGGCAAGTGTGCAGCAACCCCCCGTGCGAGATGCACGAGACGGGCACCACTAACACGGCGACCACTGCCACATCCAGCATGGGTGCCGGGCAAGTGTGCAGCAACCCCCCGTGCGAGACGCACGAGACGGGCACCACTAACACGGCCACCACGGCCACATCCAGCATAGGCGCCGGGCGAGTGTGCACTAACCCCCCTTGTGAGACGCACGAGACGGGCACCACCAACACGGCCACCACGGCCACATGTAACGTGGGGACGGGCCAGGCTGAGGGGGCCCAGCACGCCCCTGCCAGTGTGCCCTGTGAGACACAGCCGACCACGGCCACCGGCACCACCATGACGGCCAgcatggggggagctggggccgaacccccctcctctgccccccaggagacggagggggcagggcccagccagccccagtcgCCTCCCACAAACCCAGCCCCACGCGTCTGCTCCAACCCCCCCTGCGAGACCCACGAGACGGGCACAACCCACACGGCCACCACTGTGACCTCCAGCATGGGCGCCAACCACG ACCAGCCGCCGGGTGCCAATGGGCAGGGGGAGcctgagggggcgccgggcgaggcccccgccagccccagcaGTGTCTCCGCCGCGCAGACCCGCGCCGTGACCACCGTGACCCAGTCCACGCCCGCGCCGGGCCCCGCTGTGCCG agcATCTCGTCACTGGCAGAGACCCCCCCGGAGGAGCCGGCGCCGACCCCCCCGGCGGAGCCCCCGGCGCCCCCCGGCCCGGAGCCGGCGCAGCCCCAGCTCCCCGAGCCGCCACAGCCAGAGCCGCCGCCCGAGCCCCCAGCGCCGCTGCCGCAGCCCCCCACGCAGGgccacccccagcctgccccggcccccccctccggccccCCGGCGCCGGCCCCCGAGGGGGAGCcgctggccctgccccaggagctgctggccGAGGGGCAGGCGGGAGCCACCCTGCTGGTGACGGGGCTGACGCCCGAGGAGCTGGCGGTGACGGCGGCCGCCGAGGCCGCGGCCCAGGCCGCAGCCACCgaggaggcccaggccctggccatCCAGGCCGTGCTGCAGGCGGCCCAGCAGGCTGTGCTGG GTGCGGGGGAACCCATGGAGCCGGGCGAGGCGGGCGCGGGGCCAGCGGAGCTCGGGGCGCTGGGGGGCGAGGGCGCCGAGGGGCAGCCCACGGCCATCCCCATCGTGCTGACGCCGCAGGAGCTGGCCgccctggtgcagcagcagcagcagctgcaggaggCCCAGGCGGCAGCGGCGGTGGCGGCCGCGTCCCAGcagccccacggcgcccccctgCCCACCGAGGCCCTGGCGCCCGCCGACAGCCTCAACGACCCGGCCGCCGAGAGCAACGGGCTGAGCGAGCTGGCCAGCGCCGTCAGCAGCACCGTCGCCCTCCTGCCCGCCGCGCCCGGCGACG GCCTGGCTCCGTCCAACACCTTCGTGGCCCCGCAGCCCGtggtggggcccagcccagccaagCTGCAGGCAGCCGCCACCCTGGCCGAGGTGGCCAACGGTATTGAGTCCGCCCCCATG aagCCGGACCCCTCGGTGCAGCCCCAGAAGCTGCTGGTGAAGAAGGAAAACCAGTGGTTCGACGTGGGTGTCATCAAGGGCACCAACATGATGGTGACCCATTACTTCCTGCCCCCCAGTGACGCGCCCCCCAGCGAC gaCGACTCGGGCGCTGTCCCCGACTACACGCAGCTGAAGAAGCAGGAGCTGCAGCCGGGCACGGCCTACAAGTTCCGGGTGGCCGGGCTGAACGCCTGCGGGCGCGGCCCTTTCTCCGACATCTCCGCCTTCAAGACCTGCCTGCCCGGCTTCCCGGGCGCGCCCTGCGCCATCAAGATCAGCAAG AGCCCTGATGGGGCCCACCTGACGTGGGAGCCGCCCTCGGTGACCTCGGGGAAGATCGTGGAGTACTCGGTGTACCTGGCCATCCAGAGCGCCCAGGCGGGCGAGCCCAAGGGCGCGGCGCCGGCCCAGCTGGCCTTCATGCGGGTGTACTGCGGGCCCAGCCCCTCGTGCCTCGTGCAGTCGGGCAGCCTGGCCAATGCCCACATCGACTACACCACCAAGCCGGCCATCATCTTCCGCATCGCCGCCCGCAACGAGAAGGGCTACGGGCCCGCCACGCAGGTCCGGTGGCTGCAAg AGTCCAGTAAAGATGGCTCCATGGCCAAGCCGGCCAGCAAGCGGCCGCTCTCCTCCCCCGACAT gaaatcTGCTCCAAAGAAGCCCAAGGCCGACGGGCAATGA